Genomic segment of candidate division WOR-3 bacterium:
GGACGCGCTGCAACTGATCCCCGGAGTTGATTCTGTTGTCAAACTGGTGCTCAAGTTCGGGACTGAGAAGCTCGTCCGGATTCAGTGCACTGCAAGCAATCTCCGGATTACGGCAACCTCCTATCCATCCCTGTACGAGGTCATGACGACGGCGTGTGCCGTTCTGAATCTCCCGTCGCCTCCGACCCTGTACGTTGAACCGGGCGACGAGGTGAACGCGTGCGTGGTCGGCAGCGAGCAACCGATCGTGGTTCTCACGGCTGGGGCCGTCGACAAGCTCTCCCACGGGGAGCAACTCTACATCGTCGGCCACGAACTCGGACATGTGAAGAGTCAGCATGGCGTCTATCGCCTGGTCGCCGACTGGATCGCCAGAGCGGGATTGAACAGCCTGGCGGCCCTTCCCGAGTTCGGGAAGTTCATGGCCAATCTGGCGACAACGCCCTTGCAGTACGCCATTTTGCGATGGTCCCGCATGTCCGAGCTGACATGCGACAGGGCTGGGTTGCTGGCCTGTCAGGACATCGACGCCGTCATGCTGGCGTTGATGAAACTGGCCGGCCTGCCCGAGAGCTACCGGGATCGCGGCAACATCGAGGATTTCGTCGCCCAAGCCCGGGAGTTCGAGACCGCCGACTACGACCTGGTAGGCAAGGCGATGAAACTGGCGCAAACGAGCGGCCAGACACACCCGTTCGCTGTCGTGCGTGCGGCCGAGATCCTCAAGTGGGTCGAGAGCGGGGAGTATCAGGCCGTTCTCGCACGGCAAACTCACCGCCTTGCCTCTGTGAAACGGCTGGACGGCATCGAGTACTGCCGGAAGTGCATGTACCGGATGTCAGGGGGCGAGAAGTTCTGCCCAACCTGCGGCAATGTGATCGCGTAACCGGCTGACGCCAAGGAGGCCTATGGTGATCTCATTCTTCTGCTGCAACTGCGGGCGGAAGATCGAGACGGCGAACGCGGCGGCCGGAACCACTATCGTCTGTGAATCCTGCGGACAACCCGCATCGGTACCGCCCCGTCCGGCGACCGGGCCTTCGACC
This window contains:
- a CDS encoding M48 family metallopeptidase is translated as MSATTPIRLPDLHPLEYEHPFDTKALDALQLIPGVDSVVKLVLKFGTEKLVRIQCTASNLRITATSYPSLYEVMTTACAVLNLPSPPTLYVEPGDEVNACVVGSEQPIVVLTAGAVDKLSHGEQLYIVGHELGHVKSQHGVYRLVADWIARAGLNSLAALPEFGKFMANLATTPLQYAILRWSRMSELTCDRAGLLACQDIDAVMLALMKLAGLPESYRDRGNIEDFVAQAREFETADYDLVGKAMKLAQTSGQTHPFAVVRAAEILKWVESGEYQAVLARQTHRLASVKRLDGIEYCRKCMYRMSGGEKFCPTCGNVIA